From the Pseudomonas sp. SORT22 genome, one window contains:
- a CDS encoding type II secretion system protein: MKRPMAGFSLIEVMLTLALLGLLASIAAPLTETLVRRNKEQELRTALYQLRDAIDAYKRAFDAGYIEKSLDASGYPPNLQVLVDGVRDVRSAKGAKFYFLRRIPQDPLLAARKDDEQGGWGLRAYDSPAQSPRDGEDVFDVYSRARGKGLNGIAYGQW; the protein is encoded by the coding sequence ATGAAACGCCCGATGGCAGGTTTCAGCCTGATCGAAGTGATGCTGACCCTGGCACTGCTCGGGTTGCTCGCCTCGATTGCTGCGCCGCTGACCGAAACCCTGGTGCGGCGCAACAAGGAGCAGGAGCTGCGCACCGCGCTGTACCAACTGCGCGATGCCATCGACGCCTACAAGCGCGCCTTCGACGCCGGCTATATCGAGAAGTCCCTCGACGCCAGCGGCTACCCGCCGAACCTGCAGGTGCTGGTCGATGGCGTGCGCGATGTGCGCAGTGCCAAGGGCGCCAAGTTCTACTTTCTGCGGCGCATTCCCCAGGACCCGCTGCTGGCCGCGCGCAAGGACGACGAGCAGGGCGGGTGGGGCCTGCGCGCCTACGACAGCCCGGCGCAGAGCCCGCGTGATGGTGAAGACGTTTTTGATGTGTACTCCCGGGCCCGCGGCAAGGGCCTCAACGGCATCGCCTACGGGCAGTGGTGA
- a CDS encoding CsgG/HfaB family protein, with protein MKRFLSTLLILAALQGCSLREPMPAEQDSESPTLTPRASTYYDLLNMPRPKGRLMAVVYGFRDQTGQYKPTPASSFSTSVTQGAASMLMDALQASGWFVVLEREGLQNLLTERKIIRASQKKPDTPVNIQGELPPLQAANLMLEGGIIAYDTNVRSGGEGARYLGIDLSREYRVDQVSVNLRAVDVRSGQVLANVMTSKTIYSVGRSAGVFKFIEFKKLLEAEVGYTTNEPAQLCVLSAIEAAVGHLLAQGIERRLWQVAGDGSGDKAVLDKYLSQYQSPE; from the coding sequence ATGAAACGATTTCTGAGCACACTGCTGATCCTGGCCGCCTTGCAAGGCTGCAGCCTGCGCGAACCGATGCCGGCCGAACAGGACAGCGAAAGCCCGACCCTGACGCCACGGGCCTCGACCTACTACGACCTGCTCAACATGCCGCGGCCCAAGGGCCGGCTGATGGCGGTGGTGTATGGTTTTCGCGACCAGACCGGGCAATACAAGCCGACCCCGGCCAGCTCGTTTTCCACCAGCGTCACCCAGGGTGCGGCGAGCATGCTGATGGATGCCCTGCAGGCCAGCGGCTGGTTCGTGGTGCTTGAGCGCGAAGGGCTGCAGAACCTGCTGACCGAACGCAAGATCATTCGCGCCTCGCAGAAAAAGCCCGACACCCCGGTGAATATCCAGGGCGAGCTGCCGCCGCTGCAGGCGGCCAACCTGATGCTCGAAGGCGGCATCATCGCCTACGACACCAACGTGCGCAGCGGCGGCGAGGGCGCGCGCTACCTGGGTATCGACCTGTCGCGCGAGTACCGGGTCGACCAGGTCTCGGTCAACCTGCGGGCGGTGGACGTGCGCAGCGGCCAGGTGCTGGCCAACGTCATGACCAGCAAGACCATCTACTCGGTCGGGCGCAGCGCCGGGGTGTTCAAGTTCATCGAATTCAAGAAGCTCCTGGAAGCCGAGGTCGGCTACACCACCAACGAACCGGCGCAGCTGTGCGTGCTGTCGGCGATCGAGGCGGCGGTGGGGCACTTGCTGGCCCAGGGCATTGAACGGCGCCTGTGGCAGGTGGCGGGGGATGGCAGCGGCGACAAGGCGGTACTGGACAAATACCTGAGCCAGTACCAGAGCCCTGAGTGA
- a CDS encoding DUF1272 domain-containing protein has product MLELRPNCECCGSDLPGDSADALICSFECTFCRDCNERQLKGQCPNCGGELVKRPARSAAKLVNNPASTQRIVKEQGCPSH; this is encoded by the coding sequence ATGCTCGAATTGCGCCCCAACTGTGAATGCTGTGGCAGCGACCTGCCCGGAGATAGCGCGGATGCGTTGATCTGCTCGTTCGAATGCACCTTTTGCCGTGACTGCAACGAACGTCAGCTCAAGGGCCAGTGCCCCAATTGCGGCGGTGAGCTGGTCAAACGCCCGGCGCGCTCGGCGGCCAAGCTGGTCAACAACCCGGCCTCGACCCAGCGGATCGTCAAGGAACAGGGCTGCCCCAGCCACTGA
- a CDS encoding pilus assembly protein, whose product MRRLMLDLQPARTGWTAWALLACALSLLLGTALLQQGFDQQQAGLEQQLEQLDRQLGKRPQAEPALNAAQSREQAEKLAQMRSVSQQLQRPWERLFNMLEGLPQDDVALLTLTPDARKGQLRISAEARDLEAMLAFHKRLEASDELRDVSLLNHEIIAKQAEHPVQFNLSATWENGNAHP is encoded by the coding sequence ATGCGCCGCCTGATGCTGGACCTGCAGCCCGCCCGCACAGGTTGGACCGCCTGGGCGCTGCTGGCATGCGCACTGAGCCTGCTGCTCGGCACTGCGCTGCTGCAGCAGGGCTTCGATCAACAACAGGCCGGGCTTGAACAGCAACTTGAACAGCTCGACCGGCAACTGGGCAAACGGCCCCAGGCCGAGCCAGCGCTCAATGCCGCGCAAAGCCGCGAGCAGGCCGAAAAACTGGCACAGATGCGCAGCGTCTCGCAGCAACTGCAACGGCCGTGGGAGCGCCTGTTCAACATGCTTGAAGGGCTGCCGCAAGACGACGTTGCCTTGCTCACCCTGACCCCCGATGCGCGCAAGGGCCAACTGCGCATCAGCGCCGAGGCCCGCGACCTGGAGGCCATGCTGGCCTTCCACAAGCGTCTGGAAGCCAGCGACGAGCTGCGCGATGTGTCGCTGCTCAACCACGAAATCATCGCCAAGCAGGCCGAGCATCCGGTGCAGTTCAACCTGTCGGCCACCTGGGAGAACGGCAATGCGCATCCCTAG
- a CDS encoding GspE/PulE family protein translates to MEPLSLVPPVLASTPAPLGRALLAQARASAELSGERLLDTLQSLSGLEPAAFVQCLGATLHYPLLDGPALFAATPLFERVSLAQCLKREFILLQHDGQTLGVFADPFDDARLAWIDDCLQGAPLYLVQAAELTGFLARHEESFHAVDSLDTESETANELDSLQSLSLASISEDQSRVVKLVNSTLYDALKMHASDIHLGVTGSGLVIKYRIDGVLNSISKVSGSEFADQVISRIKVMAELDIGEKRVPQDGRFKIGISARQIDFRVSIMPSIFGEDAVLRVLDKQDLADRVSGVQLQALGFEQQTLRSLRRLASEPYGMILVTGPTGSGKTTTLYAMISEINHGVDKIITIEDPVEYQLPGVLQIPVNEKKGLTFARGLRSILRHDPDKIMVGEIRDPDTAQIAVQSALTGHLVFTTIHANNVFDVIGRFSQMQVDPYSFVSALNAVLAQRLIRLVCPHCAAAQQPSDEELVASGLEPGQVGHYRFVHGSGCGQCRGSGYRGRTAIAELLHLDDDLRQMIVERKPLAQIKTLACQRGLRLLRSSALELVRDGRTTLEEINRVTFIA, encoded by the coding sequence ATGGAACCGTTGTCGCTCGTTCCTCCCGTTCTAGCCAGCACCCCGGCGCCCCTTGGCCGCGCGCTGCTGGCCCAGGCCAGGGCCAGTGCCGAACTCAGCGGCGAGCGCCTGCTCGATACCCTGCAATCGCTCAGCGGCCTTGAGCCGGCAGCGTTTGTCCAGTGCCTGGGCGCCACCCTGCATTACCCGCTGCTCGACGGCCCGGCGCTGTTCGCCGCCACGCCGCTGTTCGAGCGGGTCAGCCTGGCCCAGTGCCTGAAACGCGAATTCATCCTCCTCCAGCATGACGGCCAGACCCTCGGGGTGTTCGCCGACCCCTTCGACGACGCCCGCCTGGCCTGGATCGACGACTGCCTGCAAGGCGCACCGCTGTACCTGGTGCAAGCCGCCGAGCTCACGGGCTTTCTGGCCCGCCACGAAGAGAGCTTCCACGCGGTCGATTCGCTGGACACCGAAAGCGAAACCGCCAACGAGCTCGACAGCCTGCAGAGCCTGTCGCTGGCGAGCATCAGCGAAGACCAGAGCCGGGTGGTCAAGCTGGTCAACTCGACCCTCTACGATGCCCTGAAGATGCACGCCAGCGACATTCACCTGGGCGTGACCGGCAGCGGCCTGGTGATCAAGTACCGCATCGACGGCGTACTCAACAGCATCAGCAAGGTCAGTGGCAGCGAGTTCGCCGACCAGGTGATCTCGCGGATCAAGGTCATGGCTGAGCTTGACATCGGCGAGAAACGCGTACCCCAGGACGGCCGCTTCAAGATCGGCATCAGCGCCCGGCAGATCGATTTCCGAGTCTCGATCATGCCGAGCATTTTCGGCGAAGACGCGGTGCTGCGGGTGCTCGACAAACAGGACCTGGCCGATCGCGTCAGCGGCGTGCAGTTGCAGGCCCTGGGCTTTGAACAGCAGACCCTGCGCAGCCTGCGCCGGCTGGCCAGCGAACCCTACGGGATGATCCTGGTCACCGGCCCCACCGGCAGCGGCAAGACCACCACCCTTTACGCCATGATCAGCGAGATCAACCACGGCGTAGACAAGATCATCACCATCGAAGACCCGGTCGAGTACCAGTTGCCGGGGGTGCTGCAGATCCCGGTCAATGAAAAGAAAGGCCTGACCTTCGCCCGCGGCCTGCGCTCGATCCTGCGCCACGACCCGGACAAGATCATGGTCGGCGAAATCCGCGACCCGGACACCGCGCAAATCGCCGTGCAGTCGGCACTCACCGGGCACCTGGTGTTCACCACCATCCACGCCAACAACGTCTTCGATGTGATCGGCCGCTTCAGCCAGATGCAGGTCGACCCCTACAGCTTTGTCTCGGCGCTCAACGCCGTGCTGGCCCAGCGCCTGATTCGCCTGGTTTGCCCGCACTGCGCCGCTGCCCAGCAACCCAGTGATGAAGAACTCGTCGCCTCGGGCCTGGAGCCCGGCCAGGTCGGCCATTACCGCTTCGTTCACGGCAGTGGCTGCGGCCAGTGCCGGGGCAGCGGTTATCGCGGACGCACGGCGATTGCCGAGCTGCTGCACCTGGATGACGACCTGCGCCAGATGATCGTCGAGCGCAAGCCCCTGGCGCAAATCAAGACCCTGGCCTGCCAACGCGGCCTGCGCCTGCTGCGCAGCTCGGCGCTGGAGCTGGTGCGTGATGGCCGGACCACCCTGGAGGAGATCAATCGTGTCACTTTTATCGCCTGA
- a CDS encoding curli assembly protein CsgF, which produces MNNNKTCSLASLVLLASLASAASATELVYTPVNPAFGGNPLNGTWLLNNAQAQNDHEDPAIKDRTSAFASTSALERFTSQLESRLLSQLLTNINNGNTGSLQTDAFIINVIDDSGALSIQVTDRVTGEISEIQVNGLNP; this is translated from the coding sequence ATGAACAACAACAAAACCTGCAGCCTGGCCTCGCTGGTATTGCTGGCGAGCCTCGCCAGTGCAGCCAGCGCCACGGAACTGGTCTACACCCCGGTCAACCCGGCGTTTGGCGGCAACCCGCTGAACGGCACCTGGCTGCTCAACAACGCCCAGGCGCAGAACGATCACGAAGACCCGGCCATCAAGGACCGCACCTCGGCCTTTGCCAGCACCTCGGCACTGGAGCGTTTCACCAGCCAGCTGGAGTCGCGCCTGCTCTCGCAACTGCTGACCAACATCAACAACGGCAACACCGGCAGCCTGCAGACCGACGCCTTCATCATCAACGTCATCGACGACTCGGGGGCCCTGAGCATTCAGGTGACCGACCGGGTAACCGGGGAAATCTCGGAAATTCAGGTCAACGGCCTGAACCCTTGA
- a CDS encoding response regulator produces MVNRVLVVDDEQTLAGNIQDYLVLQGLDVHVAHDGASAIGAAERTRPEVVVLDYRLPDMEGFQVLETVRQQGTRCHFVLITAHPTAEVRERASQLGVSHILFKPFPLAELARAVLDLMGIKRESRRAADKDTGFVERRQSRSESFPLQLFDGSWVLADRRRNGARPPGPDDDQLLTGE; encoded by the coding sequence TTGGTGAACAGAGTATTGGTAGTCGATGACGAACAGACCCTTGCCGGCAATATCCAGGATTACCTGGTTCTGCAAGGCCTCGACGTCCATGTTGCCCACGACGGAGCCAGTGCCATCGGCGCTGCCGAACGCACCCGGCCCGAAGTGGTAGTGCTGGATTATCGCTTGCCCGATATGGAGGGGTTTCAGGTTCTTGAGACTGTGCGCCAACAAGGTACGCGCTGTCATTTCGTGCTGATCACCGCCCACCCGACCGCCGAGGTCCGTGAGCGGGCCAGCCAACTGGGTGTCAGCCATATCCTGTTCAAGCCTTTTCCCCTGGCGGAACTGGCCCGCGCAGTCCTCGACCTGATGGGCATCAAGCGAGAAAGCCGGCGCGCAGCCGACAAGGACACAGGGTTCGTCGAACGACGCCAGAGCAGGAGTGAGAGTTTCCCCCTGCAGTTGTTCGACGGTAGCTGGGTCCTGGCCGATCGCCGACGTAATGGCGCACGGCCGCCGGGGCCCGACGACGACCAGCTGCTCACCGGGGAATAA
- a CDS encoding type II secretion system protein, whose amino-acid sequence MKRNQGFTLIELLVVMAIIATLMTIAMPRYFNSLETSREATLRQSLAVMREALDHYYGDTGRYPESLEQLVEQRYLRGAPLDPITERRDGWLLVAPPEGVAGAVADIKSGSTGRARDGSLYAEW is encoded by the coding sequence ATGAAACGCAACCAGGGCTTTACCTTGATCGAATTGCTGGTGGTGATGGCGATCATCGCCACGCTGATGACCATCGCCATGCCGCGCTACTTCAACAGCCTCGAGACCTCGCGCGAGGCCACCCTGCGCCAGAGCCTGGCGGTGATGCGCGAGGCGCTGGACCACTACTACGGCGACACCGGTCGCTACCCCGAGTCGCTGGAACAGTTGGTCGAGCAGCGCTACCTGCGCGGCGCGCCGCTGGACCCGATCACCGAACGCCGTGACGGCTGGCTGCTGGTGGCACCGCCTGAAGGCGTCGCCGGCGCCGTTGCCGACATCAAAAGCGGTTCAACCGGGAGGGCCCGTGATGGCAGCCTTTATGCCGAGTGGTAA
- a CDS encoding cobalamin biosynthesis protein → MQLYLGLGCRRGCPADALSELLTRTLLAHDLPPGAVMGLASIDLKHDETGLHELARRLGVPLRFYSAAQLAAFESQLSHRSAVAFQHSGCYGVAESAALALAEQLGGPARLLVTRTLQADASLALACTSGFR, encoded by the coding sequence ATGCAGCTGTACCTCGGCCTGGGTTGCCGTCGCGGCTGCCCGGCCGATGCCCTGAGCGAGCTGCTCACCCGCACCCTGCTCGCCCATGACCTGCCGCCCGGCGCGGTCATGGGCCTTGCCAGCATCGACCTCAAGCACGACGAAACCGGCCTGCATGAACTGGCCCGGCGCCTGGGCGTGCCGCTGCGGTTCTACAGTGCGGCGCAGCTGGCCGCTTTCGAATCACAGCTGAGCCATCGCTCTGCGGTAGCCTTCCAGCACAGCGGCTGTTATGGCGTGGCCGAGAGCGCCGCCCTGGCCCTGGCCGAGCAGCTCGGCGGCCCGGCCCGGCTGCTGGTCACTCGCACCTTGCAGGCCGACGCCAGCCTGGCATTGGCCTGCACCAGCGGTTTTCGCTGA
- the cobM gene encoding precorrin-4 C(11)-methyltransferase translates to MTVYFIGAGPGDPQLITVKGQRLIQRCPVIIYAGSLVPPAVLEGHRAEILINSAELHLAQIIEAIKSAHDNGQDVARVHSGDPSLYGAIGEQIRYLRELGIPYEIVPGVTAVAASAALLGCELTLPDIAQSVILTRYADKSPMPAGEQLADLARHQTTLAVYLGVKHLAKIVEELRPHYGGDCPIAVVHRATWPDQDWVLGTLETIVELAAAKDFRRTALILVGRVLGNDSFSESALYRAGHAHLFRP, encoded by the coding sequence ATGACCGTCTATTTCATCGGCGCCGGCCCCGGCGATCCGCAGCTGATCACCGTCAAGGGCCAGCGCCTGATCCAGCGCTGCCCGGTGATCATCTACGCCGGCTCCCTGGTGCCGCCCGCAGTGCTGGAAGGTCACCGCGCCGAAATCCTGATCAACAGCGCCGAACTGCACCTGGCGCAGATCATCGAAGCCATCAAAAGCGCCCACGACAATGGCCAGGACGTCGCCCGGGTGCACAGTGGCGACCCCAGCCTGTATGGCGCCATCGGCGAGCAGATCCGCTACCTGCGCGAGCTGGGCATCCCCTACGAGATCGTCCCCGGCGTCACCGCCGTGGCCGCCAGCGCCGCCCTGCTCGGCTGCGAGCTGACCCTGCCGGACATCGCCCAAAGTGTGATCCTCACCCGCTACGCCGACAAATCACCCATGCCGGCTGGCGAGCAACTGGCCGACCTGGCCCGCCACCAGACCACCCTGGCAGTGTACCTGGGGGTCAAGCACCTGGCTAAAATCGTCGAAGAGCTGCGCCCGCACTATGGCGGCGACTGCCCGATTGCCGTGGTGCACCGCGCAACCTGGCCGGACCAGGACTGGGTGCTGGGCACCCTGGAGACGATTGTCGAGCTGGCGGCAGCGAAGGATTTTCGCCGTACCGCGCTGATTCTGGTAGGCCGGGTGCTGGGCAACGACAGCTTCAGCGAGTCGGCGCTGTACCGCGCTGGCCACGCCCACCTGTTTCGGCCCTGA
- a CDS encoding secretin N-terminal domain-containing protein translates to MNSPRLSHKAPYLMLALCVALAGCGTSGVRKDAQALIGEGQYEAGIAQLEDALKEHPRDTELNIALIQGRRQAVEALLTQADSDRSRHDFGGARTGYGRVLTLEPNNRRALDAVRQIEQMRNLGERIALGQAALRSGDLFGAERHMREVLLLDPQNEGGLALRKDIELVQSRTAQPNPQLRSKLERPVTLEFRDANLKTIFEVLSQVAGLNFIFDKDLRPDMKATIFVRDVRIEDAVALLLEQNQLHQKVVNDNTLLIYPDSPQKIKDYQELVMRTFYLTSIDANTALNMVKTMLKTRDVFVDERLNTLTMRDTPDAVRMAEKLLQSQDQSNPEVVLEVEVMEVARSRILELGLQWPNTFGILNADGNPVGTLDQLRGINSSRISIAPAPQAKINAQDNDINTLASPVIRVSNREQARIHIGQRVPIISATSVPSTQGPVITESVTYLDVGLKLEVTPVVHLNNEVAIKVALEVSNAKPLEPTRQGTIPVQVDTRNAQTSLRLHDGETQVLAGLMRNDQGGSGNKIPGLGDIPGLGRLFGSNRSDNSQSELVLSITPRIIRNLPYQSPSDMEFATGTETSMQIRNLNRSIEVDDEQPIAAVPTAVRP, encoded by the coding sequence ATGAATTCGCCAAGGCTCAGCCACAAAGCGCCGTACCTGATGCTTGCCCTGTGTGTCGCCCTGGCCGGATGCGGCACTTCGGGTGTGCGCAAGGACGCCCAGGCCCTGATCGGTGAGGGCCAGTACGAGGCCGGAATCGCCCAGCTTGAAGACGCGCTCAAGGAACACCCGCGCGACACCGAACTGAACATCGCCTTGATCCAGGGCCGGCGCCAGGCGGTGGAGGCGCTGCTGACCCAGGCCGACAGCGACCGCAGCCGCCATGACTTCGGCGGTGCGCGCACAGGTTACGGGCGGGTGCTGACCCTGGAGCCGAACAACCGCCGGGCCCTGGATGCGGTGCGCCAGATCGAGCAGATGCGCAACCTCGGCGAGCGCATTGCCCTGGGCCAGGCGGCGCTGCGCAGCGGCGACCTGTTCGGCGCCGAGCGGCACATGCGCGAAGTGCTGCTGCTCGACCCGCAGAACGAAGGCGGCCTGGCCCTGCGCAAGGACATCGAGCTGGTGCAAAGCCGCACCGCCCAGCCCAACCCGCAACTGCGCAGCAAGCTCGAACGGCCGGTGACCCTGGAGTTTCGCGACGCCAACCTGAAGACCATCTTCGAGGTGCTGTCGCAGGTGGCGGGGCTGAACTTTATCTTCGACAAAGACCTGCGCCCGGACATGAAGGCGACCATCTTCGTGCGTGACGTGCGCATCGAAGACGCCGTGGCCCTGCTGCTGGAACAGAACCAGCTGCACCAGAAGGTGGTGAACGACAACACGCTGCTGATTTACCCGGACTCGCCGCAGAAGATCAAGGATTACCAGGAGCTGGTGATGCGCACCTTCTACCTGACCAGCATCGACGCCAACACTGCGCTGAACATGGTCAAGACCATGCTCAAGACCCGCGACGTGTTCGTCGACGAGCGCCTCAACACCCTGACCATGCGCGACACCCCCGACGCCGTGCGCATGGCCGAGAAACTGCTGCAATCCCAGGACCAGTCCAACCCGGAAGTGGTGCTGGAGGTGGAAGTGATGGAGGTTGCCCGTTCGCGGATCCTCGAACTCGGCCTGCAGTGGCCCAACACCTTTGGCATCCTCAACGCCGATGGCAACCCGGTGGGCACCCTCGACCAACTGCGCGGCATCAACTCCTCGCGCATCAGCATCGCCCCGGCACCGCAAGCCAAGATCAACGCCCAGGACAACGACATCAACACCCTGGCAAGCCCGGTGATCCGCGTCAGCAACCGTGAACAGGCGCGCATCCACATTGGCCAGCGGGTGCCGATCATCAGCGCCACCTCGGTGCCCTCGACCCAGGGCCCGGTGATCACCGAAAGCGTCACCTATCTGGACGTCGGCCTCAAGCTCGAAGTGACCCCGGTGGTGCACCTGAACAACGAGGTGGCGATCAAGGTGGCCCTGGAAGTCAGCAACGCCAAGCCGCTGGAGCCGACCCGCCAGGGCACCATCCCGGTTCAGGTCGACACCCGCAACGCCCAGACCAGCCTGCGCCTGCACGACGGCGAAACCCAGGTGCTGGCCGGGTTGATGCGCAACGACCAGGGTGGCAGCGGCAACAAGATCCCGGGGCTTGGCGACATTCCCGGCCTGGGCCGGCTGTTCGGCAGCAACCGCAGCGACAACAGCCAGTCGGAGCTGGTGCTGTCGATCACCCCGCGGATCATCCGCAACCTGCCGTACCAGAGCCCGTCGGACATGGAGTTTGCCACCGGCACTGAAACCAGCATGCAGATCCGCAACCTCAACCGCAGCATCGAGGTCGACGACGAACAACCGATTGCGGCGGTACCGACCGCGGTGAGGCCGTAA
- a CDS encoding type II secretion system protein — protein sequence MAAFMPSGNAGQAGFTYLGVLLLIAVTGMALAATGTLWSTVAQRERERELLWVGGQYAQALRSYFRASPGLAQYPQSLEELLEDSRYPNPKRHLRKLYPDPITASDDWGLLRSIDGRITGVYSRSQALPLKRTGFAGQWSEFDGLEHYSDWQFVAEKAFNESAAGARKGLAQGAGQ from the coding sequence ATGGCAGCCTTTATGCCGAGTGGTAATGCCGGGCAGGCAGGCTTCACCTACCTGGGCGTGCTGTTGCTGATCGCCGTCACCGGCATGGCCCTGGCGGCCACCGGCACGCTGTGGTCGACCGTCGCCCAGCGCGAGCGCGAACGCGAGCTGCTGTGGGTCGGCGGCCAGTATGCCCAGGCCCTGCGCAGCTACTTTCGCGCCTCACCTGGCCTGGCCCAATACCCGCAGAGCCTTGAGGAGCTGCTGGAGGATAGCCGTTACCCCAACCCCAAGCGGCACCTGCGCAAGTTGTACCCGGACCCGATCACCGCCAGCGATGACTGGGGCCTGCTGCGCTCGATCGACGGGCGCATCACCGGCGTCTACAGCCGCTCCCAGGCCCTGCCGCTCAAACGCACCGGCTTTGCCGGGCAATGGTCGGAGTTCGACGGCCTTGAGCACTACAGCGACTGGCAGTTCGTCGCCGAAAAGGCCTTCAACGAAAGCGCCGCCGGCGCACGCAAGGGCCTGGCCCAGGGAGCCGGGCAATGA
- a CDS encoding SurA N-terminal domain-containing protein, which translates to MNRLMPLLLCLLAVSLHAADGPPAARVNGVEISQMRLERYFAEYLEDQGRALTSIRNPSVYKRLREQALNDLIDRELLWQEAQRQGVAVSDAEVEARIGHLRQAFGSNEVFERRLADAGFDPQSFAAYTRQEMAAQQVFVAASRVPEPSAAQVSAFYQANAKTFAGGQNQSQGDPVQREQGLAMAKTLLIDQLQTQARQALLQRLRDSGQLQRID; encoded by the coding sequence ATGAACCGCCTGATGCCGTTGCTGCTGTGCCTGTTGGCTGTATCGCTGCACGCCGCGGACGGGCCGCCGGCGGCGCGGGTCAACGGCGTGGAGATCAGCCAGATGCGCCTGGAGCGCTATTTTGCCGAGTATCTTGAGGACCAGGGCAGGGCGCTGACCAGTATCCGCAACCCCAGCGTGTACAAGCGCCTGCGTGAACAGGCGCTGAACGACCTGATCGACCGCGAGCTGCTGTGGCAGGAGGCCCAGCGCCAGGGCGTGGCGGTCAGTGATGCCGAGGTCGAGGCGCGCATCGGCCACCTGCGCCAGGCGTTCGGCAGCAATGAAGTGTTCGAGCGGCGCCTGGCCGATGCCGGTTTCGACCCCCAGAGCTTTGCCGCTTACACCCGTCAGGAGATGGCCGCGCAGCAGGTGTTCGTGGCTGCCAGCCGCGTGCCGGAGCCAAGCGCGGCGCAGGTGTCGGCGTTCTATCAAGCCAACGCGAAAACCTTTGCGGGTGGGCAGAACCAAAGCCAGGGCGACCCTGTCCAACGGGAGCAAGGACTTGCAATGGCTAAAACCCTTCTTATCGATCAACTGCAGACGCAGGCGCGTCAGGCGTTGTTGCAACGCTTGCGCGACAGCGGTCAACTGCAGCGTATCGACTGA
- the pilO gene encoding type 4a pilus biogenesis protein PilO, producing the protein MRIPSLILHERARQLGVVGLAGAGLLALALLYGVTALLGQWQQLQQLEQQRDQALLQVAQFKQGTLKLAQVPRHELEDFHKQLPAQPQATVAIDRIYALAKAEQITLARGEYALGVDPKTQLARYQILLPVRGSYPQIRRYVHALLGQLPALVLEDIDLQRKKIGDRELTGRIRMTLYLSRS; encoded by the coding sequence ATGCGCATCCCTAGCCTGATCCTCCATGAACGCGCCCGCCAGCTCGGCGTAGTGGGCCTGGCCGGTGCCGGGTTGCTGGCCCTGGCCCTGCTGTATGGCGTTACTGCCTTGCTCGGCCAATGGCAGCAGTTGCAACAGCTGGAGCAGCAGCGTGATCAGGCGCTGTTGCAGGTCGCGCAGTTCAAGCAGGGCACGCTGAAGCTGGCGCAGGTGCCCAGGCACGAGCTGGAAGACTTTCACAAACAGCTGCCGGCCCAGCCTCAGGCCACTGTGGCCATCGACCGCATCTATGCCCTGGCCAAGGCCGAGCAGATCACCCTGGCCCGCGGCGAGTACGCCCTGGGGGTCGATCCCAAGACTCAGCTGGCGCGTTACCAGATCCTCCTGCCGGTGCGCGGCAGCTACCCGCAAATCCGCCGCTACGTGCATGCCTTGCTCGGCCAGTTGCCGGCACTGGTGCTCGAAGACATTGACCTGCAGCGCAAGAAGATCGGCGACCGCGAGCTGACCGGGCGCATCCGTATGACCCTTTACCTGTCGAGGTCATGA
- the csgE gene encoding curli production assembly/transport protein CsgE, whose product MNRRLSALALALVLLAGTARGGAEDEMMGFIVDNTISHIGHDFYYSFAERLRATSRLDFNLVVRERPDPRWGSLVTVEYEQRVLYRRFLPPNTTELKDAAYEAADLVKAQIIQRKLQMLLQDTTDLERDEL is encoded by the coding sequence ATGAACCGCCGCCTCAGTGCCCTGGCCCTGGCCCTGGTGCTGCTGGCCGGCACCGCCCGGGGCGGCGCCGAGGACGAGATGATGGGCTTTATCGTCGACAACACCATCTCGCACATCGGCCACGACTTCTATTACAGCTTTGCCGAGCGGCTGCGTGCCACCAGCCGCCTGGATTTCAACCTGGTGGTACGTGAACGACCCGACCCGCGCTGGGGTAGCCTGGTGACGGTCGAGTACGAGCAACGCGTGCTGTACCGGCGTTTTCTGCCACCCAACACCACCGAGCTTAAGGACGCCGCCTACGAGGCTGCGGACCTGGTCAAGGCGCAGATCATCCAGCGCAAGCTGCAGATGCTGCTGCAGGACACCACTGATCTGGAGAGGGACGAGCTATGA